In the Sandaracinus amylolyticus genome, GACCTCTCGCTCGACACGCCGTCGCTGCGCGCGACCGGGCGGCGCAAGCGATGGCTGTTCGACGGCCGCGCCCGGACGCTCGGCGCGATCTTCATCCGCGAGAACGGCGCGGATCGCCACGGCCACACGCGAGGGCGCTCGTCCGTGGAGATCGCCGATCTCGTTCGGTTCCTGGAGTCGATGTGAGCGAGCTCGACGTGCTCCGGGCGAGCGGGTGGGCGGTCGCGCTGCTGCTCGTCGCGACCCTCTCGATGACGCCGCTCGCGCGCGTCCTGCCCCGGGCGCGCTCCGTGCGCCGGCCGCTCGGCATCGCGAGCGCGTTCGTCGCGTGCGCGCACGCCACGGTCGCGACACGTACGTACCTCGACTGGCAGGGACTTCCGTCCGAGGTCGCCGGCGTCGCGTGGCTCCGATCGGGTGCGCTGGCGCTCGCGCTGCTGCTGCCGCTGCTGATCACGTCGTTCCCGATCGCGACGCGGGCGCTGCGAATCCGCGCGTGGAAGCCGCTGCACCGGCTCGTCTACGCGGCCGCCGCGCTCGCGGTGCACCACGTGCTGCTGGCGCCGTTCGCGCCGCGGTGGTGGGGAATCGCGCTCGGCGCGGCATTCGCAGGGCTGGCGATTTCGCGGGTGACGCCCCATCGTCGCTCGGGCGAGGTCCCCGTCGCCGATGCGGGCCGCTCGGTCGAGCCGTGATGGTTCCGTGACTGAACGGTGCGTTGCCAAGTGGGCACACAGAGGCGATATGCTTGCGGCAACAAGGTTCGGCATGCGCCGGTACGACGTCGACTCCATCGACAACCGCGATCGCAAGGCGATCGAGCGGACGCTCAAGGTCCTCGAGCCGGTCCTCGAGCGCTTCTTCTCGCCGGTGATCCGCGGTCTGGACCGAGTGCCCTCGGGGCCGGGTCTGTACGTCGCGAACCACAACGGCGGCGTGCTCTTCCCGGACACGTACGTGCTCGGAGCGGCGCTCTATCGGCACGGCGGGCTCGAGGACCTGCCCTACGCGCTGGCGCACGACATGGCGGTGCGGACGCCGATCGCGAACCAGATCCTGGTGCCGCTCGGCGGTGTGCGAGCGAGCCCCGCGAACGCACACAAGCTGTTCGAGGCGGGCCGCAAGGTGCTCGTCTATCCGGGCGGCGACGTCGAGGCGCTCCGGCCGTTCAAGGATCGCGACAAGATCGTGTTCGGCGAGCGTCGCGGGTATCTGCGGCTCGCGATCGAAGAAGGTGTGCCGCTGATCCCGGTGGTCACCGCGGGCGCGCACGCGGGGCTGATGGTGCTCGACGACGGCGGGCGCATCGCGCGGTGGCTGGGCATCGATCGGCTGCTGCGCGTGAAGGTGTGCCCGGTGGTGCTCTCGGTGCCGTGGGGGCTGACGATCGGGTTCCCGCCGCCGTACGTGCCGGTGCCGACGCGGATGTTCATGGAGGTGCTCGAGCCGATCGAGCTGGATCGGGCGGGGCCCGAGGCGGCGAACGATCGGGAGTACGTCGAGCGGTGCCATCGACGCGTGGTGGGCACGATGCAGGCGTCGTTGACGCGCCTCGCGCGAGAGCGCGCGGTGGACAAGCGGGCGCGGCAGCTGTCGACGCTGGACCGGGTGGTGGACTGGGTGGGGCTCTCGCCCGAGCAGCGTGATGCGATCGAGGAGCTCGCGGTGCGGGCGCACGTGATGCCGGGGCGCGAAGTGGAGCGGCTGGCGTGGACGACCGTGCCCCCGGTGGACGAGCGGGAGCGGGAAGTGGAGCTCGACGAGCTGGAGAGCGGCGAGCACGTGATCGGGGTGGGGGCCGAGTCGGCGGTGGCTCGGGTCTGAAGGGGGGTGGGGGGTGACCCTATTTGGGGGCACAAACCTCAACCACGGTCGGGTTTCGTCTACGATTTAGGACGCAAAACTCAACCACGGTCAGCTTCCGTACCACCATCCACAGACACAAAACCTCAACCACGGTCGGTTCCACCCTTCCTCTTCGCGGACACCCGCGCCTCGCCTCCGCGCCGCGTATCCTTCCCCGGTGCTTCCGCGCCCCCTGTCCCGCAATCGCTTCGTCGCGATGGTCGCCCCCGACGGCCGAGCCGTCCGCGCCCTCGTCGAGGACGAGCCCCTCCCCCTCCCGACCCCCGCCACCCCCGGCGCGATCGTCCTCGCCCGCCGCGACGCCGACGCCGCCCACGTCCTCCGCGAGCTCGCCGCGCCCGGCACCGCCCTCGCCGAGCTCCACGCCATCGCCGCGCGCTTCGGCGTCGACATCGCCTTCCCCGACGAGGTCATGTCCGAGGTCGAGCGCACCGTCGCCGACCCGCGCCTCGACGCGCCCGAGCTCACCGATCTCGAAGCGCTCCCCTTCGTCACCATCGACTCCGCCCACGCGAAGGATCTCGACCAAGCGATCCACGTCGCCCCCCGCCCCGACGGCGGCTGGATCGTCCGCTACGCCATCGCCGACGCCGGCTCCTACGTCCCGCGCGGCAGCGCGCTCTTCGCCGAAGCCCTCCGCCGCGGCGCCAGCTACTACCTGCCCGGCCTCTCGATCCCGATGCTCCCTCGCCCGCTCTCCGAGGGCATCGTCTCGCTCAACCCCGACGGCCCGCGCCGCGCGCTCGTCTTCGAGATGCACCTCGACGCGCAGGGCCACTCGCTCGACACCCACCTCGTCCGCGCGCGCATCCGCAGCCGCGCGAAGCTGAGCTTCGAGTCGGTCCAGCAGCTCTTCGACGCGCCCGATCGCAGCGAGCTCAAGGGCACCGAGATGGAGCCCTCGCTCCGCGCGATGGCCGAGGTCGGGGAGGCGCGCCTGCGCGAGGCCGCCGAGCGCGACGTCGTGCGCTACCGCCGCCGCGACGTCGACGTCGCCCTCTCGAGCGCCGCGGGCGAGCGCTTCGTCGTGCTCGAAGGCGTGCGTGCCGATGTCGAGCTCTGGAACGAGCAGATCTCGCTCCTCTGCAACGCCGAGGGCGCGCGCCTCCTCGCCGAGACCGACGCCCCGTTCGTGCAGCCGATCTATCGCATCCATCCGCCTCCCGATCCCGAGCGCGTCGAGAGCCTGCGCGAGGCGATCGTGCGCATCGTCGACGCGCATCGCCTCGGCGACGAGTGGAAGTGGGACGAAGGCCGCGCGAGCCTCGCGGTCTACGTCGCGTCGCTCCCCGAGCACGGCACGCACGCGCGTGTCGCGCGCGCCATCCAGCGCCAGGCGATCCTCACCAACGTGCGCTCCCGCTACGCGACCGAGCCCGCCACGCACTACGGCGCCGGCTTCGAGCCCTACGCGCGCTTCTCGGCGCCGATGCGCGAGGTCGTCGGTGTGTACCTCCACGCCGAAGCACTGCAGATGCTCGAAGGTCGCGGCGTCGACGGCGAGGACGCGGAGGCGCTCCGCGAGCGTGTGGTCGACGCCGCGAACCGCAGCAAGGACGTGCAGCGCGCGATCACCGATCTCGTGAATCGCCGGGTGATCGATCGACTCTTCGAGGCCGATCTCACGCACCCGCGCGCATCGCGGCGCGTGTGGCGCGGCACCGTGATGGGCGTCGCAGGCAGCAAGCTGCACGTGCAGCTCGACGACCCCGGCATCGACGTGAAGGTCTATCTCTACGATCTCGCGCAGGGCTGGGGCGGCGTGTGGCTCGAGCCCGACGAGCACGGCGTCGTGCTCCGCGAGCAGAAGACCAAGCGCGTGCGCGCGATCGTCGGCGACGCGATCACGATCCGCGTCGTGAAGCGAGACGAGAGTCGCGATCGCTGGGTGCTCGAGGCGCTCGCGATCGGCCCGGAGGCGGAGCGATGAGCGAGCGATACGCAGCCGATCTCGCGGCAGTGCGCGAGGCAGCAGAGCGCATCAGGCCCTGGGCGATCCGCACGCCGGTGATGACGTCGAGCACGATGGACGCGCGCGCCGGGCGGACGCTCTTCTTCAAGTGCGAGACGTTCCAGCGCGTCGGCGCGTTCAAGTTCCGCGGCGCGTGCAACGCGGTGATGAAGCTCGACGACGCGAGCGCGGCGCGCGGCGTCGCGACCCACTCGAGCGGCAACCACGCGCAGGCGCTCGCGCTCGCCGCGAAGCTGCGCGGCATCCCTGCGCACGTCGTGATGCCGACCAGCGCGCCCGCGATCAAGAAAGAAGCGGTCCTCGGCTACGGCGCGAACGTCATCCCGTGCGCGCCCACCCTCGCCGCGCGCGAGGAGACGGCGGCGCGCGTGGTCGCGGAGACCGGCGCGACGCTGATCCCGCCCTACGATCATCCCGACGTGATCGCGGGCCAGGGCACGATCGCGCTCGAGCTGCTCGAGGAGATCCCCGATCTCGACGCGATCGTCGTTCCGATCGGCGGAGGCGGGATGATCAGCGGCATCGCGCTCGCGGCGCGCGAGCTCGCACCGCGCGTGAAGGTGATCGCCGCCGAGCCCGCGGGCGCCGACGACGCAGCGCGCAGCAAGGCGGGAGGCGTGCTCGTGCCTCAGACCGGGCCGAAGACGATCGCCGATGGGCTCCTGACGTCGCTGGGATCGCTGACGTGGCCGGTCGTGCGCGACGTCGTCGATCGCGTGATCACGGTCGACGAGGACGCGATCGTGCGCGCGATGCGGCTCGTGTTCGAGCGCATGAAGCTCGTCATCGAGCCGAGCGCCGCGGTCGGGGTCGCGGTCGCGCTGAGCGACGCGATGCGTGAGGTCGAAGGCGCGCAGCGCGTCGGCGTGGTGCTCTGCGGCGGGAACGTCGATCTCGATCGACTGCCGTGGATCACGCGGCCGGCGTGACGCGCGCCAGCGCGTGCGCGCGGAAGAGGAAGACGAGCGACACCGCGGCGCACGCGAGCATCACCGTCGTCATCGCGCGCGGCGTTCCATCGGAGAGCAGTCCCACTGCCGCCGACGAGGCCGCGGCAATCGCGAGCTGCATGGTGCCGAGGAGCGCCGATGCGAGACCGGCGCGTGCATGCTGGTGCTCGAGCGCGACCGCCGTCGCGTTCGGGTTCGTGAGCCCGAGCGTCGCGACGTAGATCCAGATCAACGACGCGTGCACGAGCGCGGTCCCGTCGATCGCGGTCAGCCGCAGCACGACGCCGATCACGAGCGTCACGACGATCGCGGCGCGTGCGATCTCGCCCGGCTCGGCACGCATCAGCGCGCGACGATTGACCTGCGCGCTGAGCACGTACCCGGCGGCGTTCGCGCCGAAGATCCACGCGTAGGTCGCGGGCGCCATGCCGTGGTGCTCGATGAACACGAACGACGAGCCGGCGATGTACGCGAACAACCCGGCCTGCGCGAAGCCGCCGCCGAGCGCCGCGGTGACGAACACACGATCGCGCAGCACCTGCTTCGCAGCGTGAGCGATCGGCTCGGGCGCGCGGGGAGCTTGGACGTCTCGCAGACCGATCTGCGTCGCGACGAGGGCGAGCACTCCGAAGACCGCGAGCGCGACGAAGATGGCGCGCCATCCCGCGACCGCGAGGAGCGCGCTGCCGAGCGACGGCGCGAGCACGGGCGCGGCGCCCATCACCAGGACGAGCAGCGACATGATCCGCGCCGCGTCGCGCCCCGACCAACGATCGCGCACGACCGCGCGCGTCACGACCATGCCCGCGGATCCGCCGACCGCCTGCACGAAGCGCGCGGCCGCGAGCAGCTCGATCGTCGGCGCGAGCGCGCACGCCACCGCACCGATCACGAAGAGGACGAGGCCGATCGCGAGCGGGCGGCGGCGCCCCAGCCGATCGGCGAGCGGTCCCCACACGAGCTGCGCGCTCGCGAGGCCGAGGAAGAACGTCGAGAGCGTGAGCTGCGTCGCGGCCGCGGAGGCGTGGAGGTCGCGCGCGATCTCGGGGAGCGCCGGGAGATACGCGTCGATCGAGAGCGGACCGATCGCGGTGAGCCCGCCGAGCAGGAGCACGAGGCCGAGCGCTCCACGCTCGGGAGGATCGGAGCTCGGAGCGCTCATCGAGAGGAGCCTTCGATGCAGAGGCTCGATTGAACAGGATGGTACAGGGACAACCGCAGGTGTGGCGTGCCTTCAGCGCACCCGCAGCACGAGCGTGTCGCGTGCCGCGATCGCGCGGAACGCCACGTCGACGAGATCACGCGCGGGCACGTCGGGACGCGCGCGCACCACGACGCGCTGGTGCGGGAGGCGCGCGATCAGCGAGTCGAGATGCGCGAGGTTGATCCCGGCCGGTCGGCGCACCTCGGGCATGCGGAGGGTGATCCGCCGCTCGCGACGCGTGAGCGCATACGTGCCGGAGTCGATGTTCACCAGGAGATCGCGACGCGAGACCTCGCGGTCGTGCATCACGATCGTGACGGGCGCGCCTCGCAACGTTCCATCGGCGCTGCGTCGCACGAGCGCGATCGGACCGCGCGCGATCTCCGCGACCGAGACGAGCACGCGCGCGAGCACGTCGGCGCGCACCCGGGGCGCGACCGCGACGGCGACGGTTCGTCGCTCGGGCGCGTGCGCGCCGACCGCGCGCGCCACCTCGACGATCGCGGCCGGCGGACCGCCGAAGTGCCAGGGCAGGCGCACCGAGTCGCTCTCCGGCAGCACGGTCCCTGCGTCCGCCGGGAACACGATCTCGCCGTCACGCACGCGGACCGGCGGCATCGACGC is a window encoding:
- a CDS encoding ferric reductase-like transmembrane domain-containing protein, with the protein product MSELDVLRASGWAVALLLVATLSMTPLARVLPRARSVRRPLGIASAFVACAHATVATRTYLDWQGLPSEVAGVAWLRSGALALALLLPLLITSFPIATRALRIRAWKPLHRLVYAAAALAVHHVLLAPFAPRWWGIALGAAFAGLAISRVTPHRRSGEVPVADAGRSVEP
- a CDS encoding 1-acyl-sn-glycerol-3-phosphate acyltransferase — protein: MTERCVAKWAHRGDMLAATRFGMRRYDVDSIDNRDRKAIERTLKVLEPVLERFFSPVIRGLDRVPSGPGLYVANHNGGVLFPDTYVLGAALYRHGGLEDLPYALAHDMAVRTPIANQILVPLGGVRASPANAHKLFEAGRKVLVYPGGDVEALRPFKDRDKIVFGERRGYLRLAIEEGVPLIPVVTAGAHAGLMVLDDGGRIARWLGIDRLLRVKVCPVVLSVPWGLTIGFPPPYVPVPTRMFMEVLEPIELDRAGPEAANDREYVERCHRRVVGTMQASLTRLARERAVDKRARQLSTLDRVVDWVGLSPEQRDAIEELAVRAHVMPGREVERLAWTTVPPVDEREREVELDELESGEHVIGVGAESAVARV
- a CDS encoding RNB domain-containing ribonuclease, whose protein sequence is MLPRPLSRNRFVAMVAPDGRAVRALVEDEPLPLPTPATPGAIVLARRDADAAHVLRELAAPGTALAELHAIAARFGVDIAFPDEVMSEVERTVADPRLDAPELTDLEALPFVTIDSAHAKDLDQAIHVAPRPDGGWIVRYAIADAGSYVPRGSALFAEALRRGASYYLPGLSIPMLPRPLSEGIVSLNPDGPRRALVFEMHLDAQGHSLDTHLVRARIRSRAKLSFESVQQLFDAPDRSELKGTEMEPSLRAMAEVGEARLREAAERDVVRYRRRDVDVALSSAAGERFVVLEGVRADVELWNEQISLLCNAEGARLLAETDAPFVQPIYRIHPPPDPERVESLREAIVRIVDAHRLGDEWKWDEGRASLAVYVASLPEHGTHARVARAIQRQAILTNVRSRYATEPATHYGAGFEPYARFSAPMREVVGVYLHAEALQMLEGRGVDGEDAEALRERVVDAANRSKDVQRAITDLVNRRVIDRLFEADLTHPRASRRVWRGTVMGVAGSKLHVQLDDPGIDVKVYLYDLAQGWGGVWLEPDEHGVVLREQKTKRVRAIVGDAITIRVVKRDESRDRWVLEALAIGPEAER
- a CDS encoding pyridoxal-phosphate dependent enzyme — its product is MSERYAADLAAVREAAERIRPWAIRTPVMTSSTMDARAGRTLFFKCETFQRVGAFKFRGACNAVMKLDDASAARGVATHSSGNHAQALALAAKLRGIPAHVVMPTSAPAIKKEAVLGYGANVIPCAPTLAAREETAARVVAETGATLIPPYDHPDVIAGQGTIALELLEEIPDLDAIVVPIGGGGMISGIALAARELAPRVKVIAAEPAGADDAARSKAGGVLVPQTGPKTIADGLLTSLGSLTWPVVRDVVDRVITVDEDAIVRAMRLVFERMKLVIEPSAAVGVAVALSDAMREVEGAQRVGVVLCGGNVDLDRLPWITRPA
- a CDS encoding multidrug effflux MFS transporter, with translation MSAPSSDPPERGALGLVLLLGGLTAIGPLSIDAYLPALPEIARDLHASAAATQLTLSTFFLGLASAQLVWGPLADRLGRRRPLAIGLVLFVIGAVACALAPTIELLAAARFVQAVGGSAGMVVTRAVVRDRWSGRDAARIMSLLVLVMGAAPVLAPSLGSALLAVAGWRAIFVALAVFGVLALVATQIGLRDVQAPRAPEPIAHAAKQVLRDRVFVTAALGGGFAQAGLFAYIAGSSFVFIEHHGMAPATYAWIFGANAAGYVLSAQVNRRALMRAEPGEIARAAIVVTLVIGVVLRLTAIDGTALVHASLIWIYVATLGLTNPNATAVALEHQHARAGLASALLGTMQLAIAAASSAAVGLLSDGTPRAMTTVMLACAAVSLVFLFRAHALARVTPAA